The stretch of DNA acattattgtatttattagaTCCTTTcattcaaagcgacttacaatacATTCATATCAGGCCCAGTACTAGGCTTGCCGAACTGGGGGGCAGTCAGGATTTTTGGGTGAGCAGCCATTTCTCAACTTAAATGATTCATACCGTAAAATAATGGATCTTTCAATCCAATTTTATGTTGCATAAGAATACATGGCCATTCATATGTCCTGTTGcaaattcaaattcaaaaaatattaatgTAGATGCACAGCAAATGCAACAAATGGATAGGTGGATAGATGCTATTTGTGTAAAGGCACACTCCGTTTTTTGGTGGTTTGCTGGACATTTTTAAGGTGGCAGAGGGAAAATCTAGGTGGGCAATGCCCCCCAAGACCCCAGACCTGTCCCTGATTCATATATACAAATGTtttgatcagtatgtgtgtgttcttTGGGAATCAAACCCCATGCCCTTCAGGATaataatgcaatgctttaccaactACAGGAACATTACTGTCATGTAGATAAACTCACCCTCATTGATTCATGTCCCAACTCATCCTCGCCTGTAATACAGACTTTTCCCTTCATTTTAAACTCTCTGCTTTGGCTTTGAGAGACAAGCCAGTGACATATAGCTGCTTTCTGACACCTGTTGGAAGACACAAGCAAGTGAAAGCATGTTTGTGTTGTCACCAattgcataaatgcaaatgtcAATATTTACCCTTTGGCACAGCCATGCAATCTGTTGATGAGGCGTTTCACCTCCAGGAGGCAGCACTGCCCTTCATCCGCGCACATTTCATCCTCTTCCTCATCTGAAGCTGCTCGACCCTCCACTGATCTCTGCAGGCTCTCTTCTGTACAGACCAGATAActttaattaaaattataaatattaaattaaattaaaatattcacCCCTCAAAAAATTATAAGCAATTTTATTTCATATGTTGTGCATTCTCATAATCATTTTGCTGAGCTTTAATATCAATAGTATGGCATGCATTAACTTCTATTGTTAAACAATCTGACTTCATCATTTATGAGGATCTTACCTTTTCTGGTAAAGATTTCGTGCTGACTTGCGGGGGATGAAGATTTACACTCCTCTAGCATCTCTGTCTGGTTTATATTCACTTCCCTGCAGGTGCACTGAGTCCTAAGAACAACCCAgaaaaaacatgtaaatataATCAAATAAATCCTTTAATGCAGGTGACTCAAGCACTTGGAATTAAAATCATGATGATCACATGACTCAAAGAGGATCTTCTGATGCTAATGCTTCAACACGTATGAATGTTGCATCTACAGACAGCGTGAATTTTGTGAGTGAGGAACCCTGCAGGTATCAACGTGCATTAGCAGGTGTGGAATGAGCATTACATCATCGCACAAGCAGTCTgtgatataaataataaaatattaatctCATGAAAGCAAACCATTTACACGATTGATTGCATTTTTAATGAATACTGAATTTTTATAGCACTGGCATCTGGCCACTGATCCCCGCGCTAAAAGATgcttaaataaacattaaagttTAAATCCCACAATAAAGATTTGACAGGGTTGTTATAGCCGCACTTTCATACCattgtattgttttataatTTCCTTAAGCATCATTACACggataattttaaataattagaaaataaaacaacttaaaGCTAAcctaaatattttatattacaattattagataaaaaatgtaatttattttaaatttttgttgGAAATGTTGTGTTGGAAATGAGTGATTTTACCGTTTTAAAAGATTATTGTATGCCATCACATTTAAGTTAACAATTTGACTTGTCTTGCATGAATCTCAAGTATGTACCCATGATCATAAACCTGCTTAAACTTGTGTTCAGACACACATCCACCTTACATTGTTCATCACTGGATATATTAAGACTTTTAAAGTGCAATGATAAATCTTGCAGTAACACAGATGAAAGTAAATGACTGATATGAGTTTGCAGAAAACTCTGTATTTTGAAGGCAGGTCATTAACATCTGTCATAAAAATCATGCATGCCTGAAACATGCCCTACAAAGCTACTTATCTGTTTCACAACGCCTCCTTAATCTTGAATCATCAACATCACTTAAGACATGAGACATCGAACTAAATCCTTATGCAAGATTTTGTGCTAATTATGGGCTGTCATCTGGCATCTGTCTTTGTGGTCTACAGTGTTGTCTTATAGCAGAAAGCAGGCCAGGACCGGCCATCAGGAACATAGACATATACAGAGATAAACACTACAGTAACAACTAAACATACGTTATCATCACCAACatatacatacagtattagGAAGGCCAAGAATGCCCTAAACACATAACAAGCActgttaatgaaaaaaaaaactaaattttaacACTCTTGACAAGCTTGACATTTAACGATTCCtagaaaaaataaatcatgtttTGCCATTAAAGATGACCCTGAATATTTCTGCACCCTGGGTAAATTGTAAATCATTAAAATTGGTTGAAAAATGctatgttttatcatttttattaagaaaaaGCAGCTCTCCTCTATACTTCTATATGATGTGATGTATATGGCTCATTGGTATATTACAGCAACAGTATGAAGCAATCATGCAACATCTATGTACTGTATGTCTATAATGAGAGGCACTGTGGGaatattaaaggggtcatacactgtaaaaactaaaaagttggatcaacttaaaaatgactgcaatttaattgtatttttttatatataaaaaaatctttaggtgaaaattttgtgttgaaaaaatatattttttctaattCTAAAATTTTTAATTTAGTTACAACTGGagtcattttttaagttgattcaactTTTCAGTTTTTAAAGTGTATGATTTTCTTCTTTGTCTTTGGAGTGATTAAAGCTGTTTATGCGTataaaagatctgtaaagtCGCAAAGATTAATACGGAGCCcttaaggggacatggagaaaaaatttaataaagtttagtttcgcgtgcacaCGTAAAACTATTGCGCGGgcgcgtgaaactatcgcgcgcccAAGTGAAAGCGAAATTTTCATGTGCGCATGCGAAAGTTTAATGTGAGCAAAAGCTTCAGGTgtgcacgcaaaactaaacttttttaaaaaattctgcTCATGAAGATTTCGCGTGAGtagcaaaagtttcacgtgagcacgcaaaagtttcatgtgagcacatgaaacgaaactttttttaaaggggagcCTCATTCAAAAACGCGCCCTGAATATCTACTGTGTGGAAAGATTTGCATAACACCTCCCAAATGTATACGCAAACAAAGAAGGCATAAGCATTCTCGCTGTGCTTTGGGAGCCGATATTCCAAATATGGGAAGAGGCGTAACATTTCCATCACACGCTTGAAGTATTCGACCAATCACAATGCACTGGATAGCTGATCAGTCAGAGCACATGTGCTTTTCAGAACAATGAGCTTTGTAAAAATCACTTCAGAAAGGCAAGACAAACAGCAATaacaataatgtacggtatggggaaaataatgtgtttttagtcTAAACCGTGTAAAtacattgcattacaccaaatacacatgTGACCTCTGTAAAAAGTTGGACAAATGAAAGCTCTACCTGAACATCTCCAGCTGAGCCTCCAGACTTTGGACTTGTTCTTGAAGCAGGTCAGTATGTTGGGCCTGATCTTGTAAGGCCCTGACCCTCTCCAAACCTGCGGCAAGAGCTCCTCTCGCATCCTCCGCCCTTTTCTTGATCCGGGCGTTTTCTCTCCGGACGCTCTCCACTGTCTCCTGCATCTTATTGAGCTCTCTGTAAGCTCCCATCAGCTCCTCTTCTAACCTCTGGTTGAACCGCATGGCTTCCTCCAGCTGTCCATCACGGGAGGCACGGATCAGCTCCAGCTCTCGTAAGAGGTCTTTAGTGCTTCTTTCCGTGGGTTTGGATTGTCTGCTTTTTGTTTTGGTTCTATCATTACAGTCTTGTCTCTCAGCAGCAGCATTTTGGGATGCCACTTGTTTTCGGCGGAGCGCCACCTCCAGTGCCATGCACCTCGCGTCGCTGCTCTGCAGGGCCGAACGCAAATCCTCCACCAGCTCCCGTAGACTGGCGTTTTCCAACTCTAGCTGGTCCTTCCATCTCCTCTGGGGGTTAATATCCACTGCAAAAACATATATAGagcattttgcaagatgtaaacaacactggtccacaAGCACTTCCATCTTTGTATCGTTTACTAAATAGGATTAGAAAGTAAGTAAATACTTTTTGGGAGAGTAATTTatacagtaatctaattacatgatttaagatgtaattaactagtaattaattacttttttagtAACTTACCCAGCACAGTTTTTGACCCatgtaaaaacccagctaaagttatttattttatgtgatTGACATAAAATCATCCTCCATAATAAAGAagattctgtgaaaatataatcttgatatctttaatattttatattgagcaagatcatgtcaaaaatttaaatcaatATGAAACTTTGATGCACCAAATCTGATAGACTTTCTTTTGAATTTTAAAACTGGTAAACACACATGCCGTTTATTTAGACATTAGATCCCCAAAAATAACTtgatataaaatgtaaaacaaaaaaataataataataggtgCCGTTCCGTTGGCGCACCTGCTCTGCTGAGTTTTAAAGATCTTCAGTAGTAATGATGTTCTTACCTGTGGTTTTCCTTAAGTCCCCAACCGAGTTTTGAGACTGATCCAGATTCTGAGAGAGTCCAGATTCTCTCTCTGAAATCTTTCGGTTCTGATCTTTAGACAGATCAAAGCTCACACACTTTCTCCTCCGGACTCTGGGATGGCGCAGTCTGATCTCCCTCTCGATGTGCTCCGTCTCTTCACTCACCGGGAGTCGAGCTCCGCTATTCCCTTCGTGTGCTTTAACGGAGAAAAATCCACAAAGA from Paramisgurnus dabryanus chromosome 14, PD_genome_1.1, whole genome shotgun sequence encodes:
- the LOC135740709 gene encoding EF-hand and coiled-coil domain-containing protein 1 isoform X1 — its product is MQGSRIRAARKSEWLKCALAHHFNPDPGVENEIVVLATGVDQYLQEVFHHLAFYNCDNLVSDVDFRILCLVLGISINAETENGASEHEDICYALPRALNFKEFHARLCGFFSVKAHEGNSGARLPVSEETEHIEREIRLRHPRVRRRKCVSFDLSKDQNRKISERESGLSQNLDQSQNSVGDLRKTTVDINPQRRWKDQLELENASLRELVEDLRSALQSSDARCMALEVALRRKQVASQNAAAERQDCNDRTKTKSRQSKPTERSTKDLLRELELIRASRDGQLEEAMRFNQRLEEELMGAYRELNKMQETVESVRRENARIKKRAEDARGALAAGLERVRALQDQAQHTDLLQEQVQSLEAQLEMFRTQCTCREVNINQTEMLEECKSSSPASQHEIFTRKEESLQRSVEGRAASDEEEDEMCADEGQCCLLEVKRLINRLHGCAKGCQKAAICHWLVSQSQSREFKMKGKVCITGEDELGHESMRIQKTQTNALRLGDQMMKTESVRHSLLQLQHKRISRRALGKILLDTLDLCSRESHDCTPVSQVVDTLCQQLLSSDLLDEGEEVSIGSQPLTSGHRNTANPIVMSC
- the LOC135740709 gene encoding EF-hand and coiled-coil domain-containing protein 1 isoform X3, which encodes MQGSRIRAARKSEWLKCALAHHFNPDPGVENEIVVLATGVDQYLQEVFHHLAFYNCDNLVSDVDFRILCLVLGISINAETENGASEHEDICYALPRALNFKEFHARLCGFFSVKAHEGNSGARLPVSEETEHIEREIRLRHPRVRRRKCVSFDLSKDQNRKISERESGLSQNLDQSQNSVGDLRKTTVDINPQRRWKDQLELENASLRELVEDLRSALQSSDARCMALEVALRRKQVASQNAAAERQDCNDRTKTKSRQSKPTERSTKDLLRELELIRASRDGQLEEAMRFNQRLEEELMGAYRELNKMQETVESVRRENARIKKRAEDARGALAAGLERVRALQDQAQHTDLLQEQVQSLEAQLEMFRTQCTCREVNINQTEMLEECKSSSPASQHEIFTRKEESLQRSVEGRAASDEEEDEMCADEGQCCLLEVKRLINRLHGCAKGCQKAAICHWLVSQSQSREFKMKGKVCITGEDELGHESMRIQKTQTNALRLGDQMMKTESVRHSLLQLQHKTALQCPR
- the LOC135740709 gene encoding EF-hand and coiled-coil domain-containing protein 1 isoform X2; translation: MQGSRIRAARKSEWLKCALAHHFNPDPGVENEIVVLATGVDQYLQEVFHHLAFYNCDNLVSDVDFRILCLVLGISINAETENGASEHEDICYALPRALNFKEFHARLCGFFSVKAHEGNSGARLPVSEETEHIEREIRLRHPRVRRRKCVSFDLSKDQNRKISERESGLSQNLDQSQNSVGDLRKTTVDINPQRRWKDQLELENASLRELVEDLRSALQSSDARCMALEVALRRKQVASQNAAAERQDCNDRTKTKSRQSKPTERSTKDLLRELELIRASRDGQLEEAMRFNQRLEEELMGAYRELNKMQETVESVRRENARIKKRAEDARGALAAGLERVRALQDQAQHTDLLQEQVQSLEAQLEMFRTQCTCREVNINQTEMLEECKSSSPASQHEIFTRKEESLQRSVEGRAASDEEEDEMCADEGQCCLLEVKRLINRLHGCAKGCQKAAICHWLVSQSQSREFKMKGKVCITGEDELGHESMRIQKTQTNALRLGDQMMKTESVRHSLLQLQHKGLRENFTRHIGSV